Sequence from the Maribellus comscasis genome:
CAATTGCGCCCGCAACCATTTCGTTGGTTCCCGCATGATAAGGATGAGCCTTTACAATCACCGGATTTCCCGCTGCCAGAGCAGAAGCCGTGTCGCCACCAGCCGTAGAAAAAGCAAGAGGAAAATTACTGGCTGTAAAAACCACAACCGGGCCAACTGGTCGTAACATCTTCCGGATATCGGCACGTGGAAGCGGCTTTCTATCGGGTAGCGCAGGATCAATTGTTGCTTCCACCCAGTAACCGTCTTCCAAAACGTTGGCAAACATACGCAACTGGTTTACAGTACGACCACGTTCACCAGTGATTCTTCCTTCCGGCAAACCTGTTTCTGCGCAGGCACGCCGGATTAAGTTATCTCCCAGAAGTTCGATTTCTTCCGCTATCAAACGTAAAAAATCAGCACGCTCCTTTCCGCTTTTATTCTTGTACTCTGCATATGCCGATGCTGATTTATTCACCGCTTCTTCCAATTCCCCGGTTGTTGCCTGAACAAAAAGCTCGGGCATCTCTTCAAGCGTAAGCGGACTAAAGGTTTGAAATGTTGTTGAACCCTGCGACGATAAATTAAAACCTATTATATTTTTTCCGTGTATCATATGCGATATTTTAGAGGTTCAGGTAATCCGGTAATTCAGGACGAGTTTTCAAAGCTGCATTTAAAATTGACAAAACACGCTCACGCTCCTCTCCTTCCAATGGCAAACGTGGTGCACGGACATTTTCATTTCCCAATCCGGTAAGACGCTCCGCCAATTTGATATTTTGAACCAATTTTGTTGAAACATCGAGTTCCAAAACCGGCAAAAACCAGCTATAAATTTTGAGTGCTTCGTCAATTTTTCCTGCTTTGATTAGGCGGTAAATGGCCACAGTTTCTTTTGGAAAGGCACAAACCAAACCCGCAACCCAGCCATCGGCACCCATTAATAAACTTTCCATACCCAAAGTATCAACTCCGGTTAAAACCGCAAAACGATCGCCAAAAGCATTTTTCATACGCGTTACATTCGAAATATCGCGCGTTGACTCTTTTACTGCCTGAATGGTTGGCAAATCTTCCAACTGCCTGAAAATTTCAGGAGATAACCATATTTTATAATCTACCGGATTATTGTACAAAATAATGGGCAATTCAGTTGCTGTTGCCACTTCACGCAAAAAAGTTACTGTTTCCCGTTCATCGGAAGTGTAGCGCATTGGCGGAAGCAACATTAATCCATCTGCTCCAAAATCTCGTGCTTTTAACGCTGCATCAACAGCAAATTTTGTCGACTGTTCGGCGATATTCATCAATACCGAAATCCTGTTTTTTGATGCACTTTTCGTATGTTTTAACAAGGCATCTTTTTCCTCCTGCAATAAAGTGCTGGCTTCTCCCAGCGATCCCCCGAGGATAATGCCATCTACTCCGGCTTCAATTTGAGCTTCAAGATTTACATCAAATGCTTCAAAATCCAACTCATCAGCCGATGTAAACTTTGTTGTAATTGCGGGAAATATTCCCTTCCATTCAAAATTCATGTTGTCTTATTTTATCTATTAAATATTTAATCACCTTTTATTCTTCAAAAATAGTTTAAAGCTGTAACACGAACTGTTTTGATATTATCATGAACCAATACTATCTTATCTATGTTTTATCAAACAAACCATTATTAGGGAATATTATATATTATTTAAGATTACTTTTTTAAAAAACCGATATGAAAATTCTACCTTTCAAAATTGCGAAACCCATCGATCAATCCATTTGGATTCAAAATGACACGCTCCCCCACCTCTATGATATTTTACACCAGCACAACGAGTTCCAGATTACACTTATAAAAAAAAGTACCGGTAATGTGATTGCCGGCAACCAGTTTGTCGCATTTCAACCCGGTGATATTTTTGTTTTTGGTTCGGGCTTACCACATGCCCTTCGAAACGATCCGGAATATTACCACGAAGAAAACGGCCTAAAGGCACAGGCTTTATCCATATATTTTGAAAGTGAAGTTTTTGGCGAGGCATTCTGGAACCTCCCTGAAACTAAAATGATAAAAGAATACATGCAAAAAGCCAGGCGCGGACTTTTTTACCCCGGCGCTTTTCATCCAAAAGAAGCGGAAATTATTGAAAAGGTTTCAAAAGAAAACCAAATAAACAGGTTACTTCTCGCATTGCAACTGGTAACCCGTCTTTCCAAATCTAATCATGGGCAGATTCTTGCAACCGAAGGGATGTATAACAACCTGAATGAAACCGATGAAAAACGTCTTGATGCTGTTTTCCGGTTTACCTTAAATGAATTTTACAGGCCAATTAGCCTGGAGGAGGTTGCCGGAGTTTCAAATATGACAGTAAATTCGTTTTGCCGCTACTTCAAAACACGAACACGAAAAACTTACATCGATTTTTTAACAGAGTACCGAATCGGGCAGGCCTGTAAATTGCTGCAGCAGGAAGAATTTAATATTTCAGATATTTGCTACCGTGTCGGTTTTGGAAACCTGTCGAATTTTAACCGGAAGTTTAAAGAGATAAACGGATGCACACCAAAACAATTCAGAAAAAGACAAATGCTTCAAAACCTTACAAATTAATTGTGATTCTTAAAATCAAATCCATAATTTTATCGCTCAAACAAACATAAAACAATCGTCGTTTATGAAAAACAAATTTGGGTTTGCAGGAATTTTAGCACTCGTAATTTTTCAAATCGGATGTACACAACAACCTTCCACCGATCTTTCCGAAACCGCTTTTATTCCAAAACCGGTTAGTATTGATGTTACCGGAAATTCTTTTGAATTAAAAGAATCATCTGTTATTTATTATGAAGAAAGTGTAGAAGGACTTCAAACGGTAGCTGAATACCTTGCCCTGGAAATCAAACGGACTTCCGGCGTAAATTTAAAGGTGGAGTCGACAAATGCAACACCTAAAAAAGGAGTATATTTTACTGTTGTAAACGAAGATTCAAAATTAGATACCGAGGGCTACGAGCTAAATATTGGCAAAAAACTGATTGCAATAAAAGCCAAAACAGTTGCGGGATGTTTTTATGGTGTGCAGACCTTGTTACAAATTATTCCGGAGAAACTGCATGCTGAAGATCCGATAGAATTTGCAACGGGTATCATTCGCGATTTCCCTGAGTTCGGATACCGTGGAGCGATGCTGGATGTTTCACGTCATTTTTTTAATGTTGAAGAGGTTAAACAATTTATTGATTTTCTGGCCATGTATAAAATGAATATACTGCATTTGCATTTGTCAGACGACCAGGGATGGAGAATTGAAATAAAGTCGTGGCCAAAATTAACAGAAATAGGCGGAAGTACGGAAGTTGGTGGCGGAACCGGTGGCTTTTACACCCAGGAACAATATACGGAACTGGTAAAATATGCACAGGAGAGGCAAATTACAATCATCCCCGAAATTGACATGCCGGGGCACACCAATGCTGCACTGGCTTCTTATGCCGAATTAAATTGCGATGGAAAAGCCCGTGAATTATACACCGGAACAGAAGTTGGGTTCAGTACATTTTGTACTGACAAAGAAATAACCTACCAGTTTATTGATGATGTAATTCGGGAGTTGGCCGCTTTAACACCGGGACCGTACATTCATATTGGCGGCGATGAGTCGCATGTTACAGCCCACGATGATTATGTTTATTTTGTAAACCGGGTTCAGCCAATTGTATTAAAATACGGCAAAAAAGTAATTGGTTGGGACGAAATTGCCAATGCTGAACTGGTTGACGATGCCACGGTTCAGTTTTGGGCCGACGTGGAAAACACAACAACGGGAGTTGAAAAAGGTGCCAGGGTAATCATGTCGCCGGCAGCACGGGCCTACCTCGATATGCAGTACGATTCCACAACTCACCTCGGGTTACACTGGGCGGGTTATATTGAAGTTGATCATGGATATACATGGAACCCGGCAACACTGGTACCCGGAGTTACCAAAGAAAACATCATCGGAGTTGAAGCCCCTCTTTGGTCGGAAACAGTCACAAATATGGATGAAGTAGAATTTCTGGTTTTTCCGCGCTTACCCGGTTATGCGGAAATTGGCTGGACAGCTCCTGAAAAAAGAGACTGGAACGAATACAAAATGCGTCTGGCAAAACATGGAAAACGATTTGAAGACTTAGGAATCAATTTTTATAAGTCGAAGCGGGTTCCGTGGGAAGAATAAGAAATTTTTAGCAAACAGAATAAAATCAGCAAGGCGGGATGCAGAAAATGCATCCCGTTTTTTTTAGTTAAATTCAACACGGGCAATTCGTCCCTCTGCACCGGCAACAAAACCAGCTAATTTTCCCAGCACGGCACGAAATGTATAATAATTGGTTTCAACAAGAAAACTCCAGTTCTTTCCCCCGTCAGCTGAAAGATCACAGCCTGTTTTGCCAATAGCAAAGAAGAAACTTTCGTTTTCACCAGCAACAAACTGCGCGCAAGAGCGGTATTCATCAGGCATTTTTTTTGCGGAAATCCAGTTCTTTCCCCCGTCGGTTGTGTAAGCAGCAATCTGTTTATTTTGCTCAGGTTTGTCATATGTGCCGCCAATAACAACTCCTTCCCTCTCATTCTTAAAACTAATCGAAAAAATTCCGGACGACGGTTTTCCCTGAATCATTGGTGTTGTTACAAGTTCCCAGTTTTCACCAAAATCTTCCGAATAAAAAACGCGGGCTGCTGCTCCTCCCGTTGCAATCCATGCCTTCCCTGAGGATAAAAATTCAATACAGGTATTTGATGCGGCAAAATGAGCTTCTCCATCCACCACAGCCGGAAGGTTCTCTATCTTTCTCCAGTTTTTCCCTCCATCTGTCGTTTTTATCAGCAAAGGCTTTCCGTCAATCTGGTCGCTTACCGCCAGCCCTGTATCACTGTCGGAAAATTTCACGCTGTCGAAAAAAGCGCCATGCGCAGCATTTTTATACACCACCTTCCAGCTTTTTCCACCGTCTTCGGTTAAAAAACCAAAATCGGGTCCGGCAACTCCAAAAACCAGGGCCTTGTTTTTATCCCACGCATGAATACTTCTGAAGTCATTCGCTGTTTGCCCGGTAACCTTCACATCAATCCAATTCTTGCCTCCGTCAGTTGACCGCAAAACAGTTCCGCCAGAACCACTCGCCCAAATCACGTTTTCATCCACAACAAACAACCCCCGAATACTCGCATCGGAATTTGTCTGCAATTCCACAAATTCAAATTTGATATTTGTCAATGTTTCATCTTTTTTCTGCTCAACAGCAGATGTGAAAATATTTAGTGTCCAGACTAAAATAATTCCTGGAAGTAAATGATTCATATTTTTACTGTTTTATCAAGGGTACAAATCTAACTTTTATTCATGTTATTGTTGATCTATTAACTTTCTTCCCAAAAATTTGGGTTCTTTTTTTCTTACTTTTGTCTGCAACTACAACCAGCTATGCGTAAAGTAACGGAAATTAATAAAGTTATAAATGAACTTCGTAAAGGTAAAATTCCCGCCTACGAGAAATTATTTAAACTCTATTACCCCAGATTATTTAAATATGCGCATCATTTTCTGGAAGATTCTTTTGTTACAGAAGATCTCATTCAGGAAGTTTTTATTGAAGTATGGGACAAAAGAAAATTGTTTGTGAGCGAGAAGCAATTTACCTCCTATCTTTTCAAAATAGTCCGAAATAAATGTCTGAATATATTAAAACGAAAAGTAATAGAAGAAAAATACTTAAGCTATCAGGCTCAGTTAAAATCAGAGGAGTTATATCACATAAGTTTTCGCATTGAGGACGATTTTGATTCCATGGAGAAGAATCTGTCTCAAATTATTGAAGATGTTATCACTCAAATGCCTGACCGTTGCCGTGAAGCCTTTCGCTTAAAATGGATTGAGGGCAAAAAAATACGGGAGATTTCAAAAATCATGAATATTTCTACTACGATGGTCGACAAACATCTGGCCAAGGGGCTTGAAATTGCACGGGAAAAACTTATACCGCCGTTGTTGCTGTTATATATTTGCACAAAAGGTGAAAATACTTAAAGCGACAAAAGGTAAAAATGAAGTCTACACAGCACTCTGCTTTCCCTTCTCAAAAAATATAACTTTTCAGGTTGGTAAAATTAAAACTGGATTGTCTATTCTATACAACCACGCATAAAAGTATGAGTACAGAAGATATAAAAGAGTTAATTCAAAAATTTTTGGAGGGAAAACTTTCGGAAGAAAAAGAGGAATTCCTGCTTTCCTGGATAAAAAAGAGCGAAACAAACAAAAATCTTTTTCTTTCGGAGCAGGAGAATTTACAAAATAATTTACTCTCTTCAACTGATCGCCGACTGGAAATGAGATGGCGCTCGTTATTGAAAAAAACTCAAAATACAGAAAAACATCAAAAAGGAAAAATAAGATTACGAAGAACTGCTTCTGTAGCTGCAGCATTTATTTTGGGGGTTTTGTTCACTTTTTGGGCAAGTGAAACCCGGAACGTAACATCAGCATTGGTTACTCAAAACATCTCAACTCCCCTGGGAGCAAAGACAAATTTTGAATTACCCGATGGTTCTGTAGTTTGGCTCAACTCCGGTTCTAAGCTTTCCTACCCTTCAGAATTTGGAGATATTCGTTCAGTAAAACTCACAGGTGAAGCATTCTTTGATGTCAAAAAAGACAAAAAACATTTTGTCATTTCAACAGAATATGGCAACGTAGAAGTTCAGGGTACATCGTTTAATGTAAAAGCTTTCAAAAATGAAGTTTTTGAGACGACGCTTGTTTCGGGAATTGTAAGCATTACCGAAAAAAATACAAAAAAACGGGTTACTCTGCATCCCGGACAGCAAGCCGATATTTTGGAATCAAAAATTAGTGTAAAAAATGTCGATACTGAACTTTACACTTCGTGGAAAGAGGGAAAACTTATCTTCAGGGAAGAATATTTACCCTCGGCAGTTAAACGACTTGAAAGATGGTATAATGTTACGATTGAACTGGACGACGATCCGCGGTTATCAAAAATCTGGTATTCGGGAACACTTGAAATGGAGTCTTTCAGCGAAGTATTGGAATTACTAAAGGTTACGGCTCCGATATCGTATCATTACAATGAAAAAACCCGTACAATACGGATATTTTATGACTAGATAATTTTTCAACCTTAAACGAAATGCCTATGTAAAAACTCTTTAAACCTGAATCCTTATGATTTCAAGAGAATAAAATCATTTTTACTCTTAAAAATTGAAGATTCGCCTTTAACCTATTTATAAAAAAAGAGGCAAAACCACTGTCCGCCAAGTCATGTGATATTCACCTCTTAAGAATTTTGATTTAACACAAGTAATTAAACCAAAAAGCAAAATTATGAAAAAAATTCGGTTATGCCCGGGTAACATGCCCGTGGCATATAAAATGCTAATGAAAATGAAACTAACAGTCTTTCTAATTCTAATCACATTTTTAGGCAGTATCGCTTCAGAAAGCTATTCGCAGTCAACGAGGCTAACCTTAAATATAAGGAATTCAACCGTGAAAGAAATTCTAGGCCAGATTGAAGATCAAAGTGAATTTCGTTTTTTTTACAGCGATAGAGTGGATGTTGACAGAGTCACGTCAATCTCCCAAAAAAATAAAAGAATCTTCGAGATTCTGGATGAATTATTTGACAATACCGGAGTCACCTACGAAGTAAGAGGCCGGCAAATAGCGCTTTCCAAAGACGAAGAGATCACTAATTTTTCTTTTCTGCAGAGTCGCCAACAGCCAAATACCGTCACAGGTACCGTGACAGACGAGAATGGAGAACCGCTCCCCGGTGTAACTGTAATGATTAAAGGTACAATGCAGGGTACGATAACCAATATTGATGGAAATTACACACTGCAAAGTATTCCAGCAGAAGGGGTTCTGGTATTTTCGTTTGTCGGAATGAGATCACAGGAAATTGAGGTTGGTAATCAAACTTCAATTGATGTAAGCATGGTTACCGATGCAATTGGTATAGACGAAGTTGTAGCTATTGGTTATGGAGTAACAAAAAAATCGGATTTAACTGGTTCCATAACAACCGTAAAATCTGAAGATCTCGAAAATGTAAAAATGCAGTCAATAGACCAGGGACTTGTCGGAAGGGCCGCAGGTGTTCAGGTAATCAGTTCATCTGGTGTTCCGGGGTCAGCACCCGCGGTTAGAATCCGTGGAACGACTTCTCTGCAAGGTGCCAACGAACCGCTGTATGTCATTGACGGATTCCCTATTTATGCAGGCGGAGGCAGTGGCAATGCAGGTGGGCAGGCTGGATCGTCCAACATCAGCGGTATTTCCAGCATTAATCCGAATGACATCGCCAGTATCGAGATATTGAAAGATGCTTCGGCAACTGCAATATACGGTGCAAGGGCAGCAAATGGCGTAGTTCTGATAACTACAAAATCCGGATCGATCGGAAATGATAAAATCTCGTTTTCTGCAAATTATGGTTTCCAAAACATTACCCAAAAACTTGATATGATGGATGCCTATAATTATGCATTGTTACAAAATGAAGCAGTGGTGAACGATGGCGGAGCTGCCATATATTCAGATGAAGACCTGGCAGAAATTCAAAGCCATCCTGAATTGGCAACGAACTGGCAAGATGAGGTATTTGTAACGGCTCCAACGCAGGAATACAATATTGCTTTTACAGGCGGAGATAAAAAGACAAATTATGCAATAACCGGTGGATATCTTAAACAAGACGGTATTGTTAAGAACACGGATTTTGAACGTTTTACAGCACGATTAAATCTTAGCCGTCAGATGAACAATTGGTTAAAAGCAGGAACACATATCACCGCCAACAGAATTTTTTCAAATCAACAAAACACAGACGCCGGTAATGTCATCAGAGGCGCTCAGCAGTTTAATCCAATATTTCCAATTTATGAAGGAGAGGGTTATTCTTTTGTCCCGATGAACGATGGCGGATATACCGATGTTAACGACGGCATATTAATCAATAATCCGGTTGCCACTGTTAATGAAGTGCTTCGGCAAACTCAACGAAATGGTATTCTGGGCGACATTTTTGTAGAAATTAAACTTACCCCTCATTTAATAGCGAAAGTAACAGGTGGTGCCAATATATCAAACGTCAAGAATGACACCTATTTACCCATGTCAACACGTGAAGGAGTTGGAAATTCCGGAGTTGGCACAATTGCTTACAACCTTAACCAAAACTGGCTAAATGAGAATACGTTAAGCTATATTAATGATTTTGGTGAACATTCAGTAAGTGCGGTCGTTGGTGCTACTTTTCAGGAAAACTATTTTGAAGGTGTTTCAGCGTCTTCTCAAGGATATACCAACGATATTCTTCAGGAAAACAATTTAGACGGTGGCGAAGTCTACAATACACCATATTCAAGTAAAACCCGGTGGGGTTTGATATCATATCTCGGTCGTGTTAACTATTCTTATAAAAGTAAATACCTGGCTACAATAGCAGGGAGGATTGACGGGTCCTCAAGATTTGGAGCTGACAACAAATACGCTTTCTTTCCTTCAGGTTCTATCGCGTGGAGAGCAAGTGAAGAGGAGTTTATCAAAAATCTGAATGTATTTTCAAATTTGAAAATTCGCGGAAGTTTTGGATACACCGGTAATCAGGAGATTGGACTGTACAACTCACTACCAACAACAGGAACCCAAACTTATACGTGGGGTGATGGTTCGCTCGCAACCGGAGTTAGTCCGAATAAAATTCCAAACCCGGGTCTGAAATGGGAAAAAACCGGGCAATTTGATTTTGGTGTTGATTTCGGCTTTTTTAACAACAGACTGGGTGTTACGGTCGACTATTATCATAAAAAAACCACTCAAATGTTGTATAGTGAGCAAGTACCTTATTCTTCCGGTTTTACTAATTTCCTTAATAATATTGGCAGCATGCAAAACAAGGGAATAGAGTTGGAAATAAGGGGTGATATTTTCACAGGAGATTTTAAATGGGATGCCAATTTTAACCTGTCTGCAAACCGGAATAAAGTACTTAGTCTTGCGGGAGTTTTGTACAAAGATGTGGGGGCAACTCAGGGCGATGTAAAAATTGACAACTGGCTCAGACGTATTTGGGTAGGAGAATCAATTGGTGCATTCTTTGGATGGCAGTTTGATGGAATTTTCCAGAATCAGGATGAAGTTGACGCACATAATCAGACCATTGGAAATGCCTGGATTGGAGGAAGAAGATATAAAGATGTATCCAGCGAAGACGATAATCCCGAGGACGGAAAATATACAGGTGCACCCGATGGAATAGTTGACAACGCTGACAGACAAATTATCGGGAATGCTCTTCCTGATTTTATTGGAGGTATGAACAACAATTTGTCATATAAGAACTTTAATCTTAATGTTTTCTTCCAATGGTCGGTAGGAAATGATATCTTCAGCTATGATAAAACGCAGCTTACATTGCCAACAGGAGGACAAAATGTATTAGCTTATATGACAGATCGCTGGACATCTTCAAATCCAAGCAATGTGTTGCCAAAAGCTACAACAAACAGACAGATTGTGATTAATGATTATTACGTGGAAGATGGATCCTACCTGAAAATTAAAAATATCCTGCTTGGTTACACATTCCCTCAATCATTGATTAGAGGTATTGACAGGCTTAATGTCTACTGTTCACTAAATAACTTTATCACTTTCACCAAATACTCAGGATATGATCCTGAAGTGAGTTACAGGGGTGCTTCAAATCTTACTATGGGAGAAGATTACAGTACATACCCTCAGTCGAAAACTGTGATGTTTGGTGTTAAAATTGATTTTTAATTTTAAAAATTGAAAAAGTATAAAATTATGAAAAAGCTGATATGTTTAATATTAATAATAATACCTGCAACCCTTTTTAATTCGTGTAGCGATTTTCTTGAGGAGAATCCCGTTGACAGGTATGTGGTAAGTAATGTATATACTGATGAAGCGGGAGCTATAGCATCAGTAACTGCAGTATACAACAGGCTGTATTCTCTATATGAAAGACTTATGTATTTGGTATTTGACTTACCCGTGGATGACGAGAAGAACGGGCAAGGTATGCCAAACCAATATCTACAAAATCTGGAATATATGAGACATACACCAAACAATACGTTTATAAGGAATTTCTGGAGGGATAGTTACAATGCAATCTACAGAGCAAACAGTGCCCTCGAACAGATTCCAAATATAGAAATGGATGAAACACTGAAAACCAGGTTGATAAATGAAGCAAAATTTCTCAGAGCATTATACTATTTCAATTTGGTGAGGGCATTTGGTGATGTCCCGCTGGCGCTTGGGACAAGTATAGAAGAAACAGTAACAGAGCGTGCCCCGGTGAGCGAAGTATATGCCCAAATTATTAATGATTTAAATGATGCAAAGGCATTACCCAAAAGCTATTCAGGATCAGATGTAGGAAGGGCAACCAGCGGAGCTGCATCAGTGCTTCTTGGTTATGTTTATGCAACGATGAAAAATTGGAGTGCAGCTGTAACAGAGTTAGGTGCTGTTGTTGATAACGAAGGTTCTTATGGATATGGACTTTGGGACGATTTAAAAGACAATTACCGGATTGCTACAGAAAATGGCAAAGAGTGTGTATTTAGTGTTCAATTTGCAGATCCTCCCTCCAATGGGAACGGCGACATGCAGCTTTCCGGTCCAAAATATACATTACAAGCCGAATATGGAATCATTGCAATACCGGGAATACAGGGATGTAATGAAGCAGATATTCCTTGTGAAGAACTTTACAGCCAATACGATGACGAAGACCAGAGAAAGTTTATAATTTTTAGCAAGGAATTTGTTAGCCCGACGAATGGGCAGACCTATTATACACAGATTCCTGTTTATCATTCGCATTGGGAAGATGGTGAGACAGTATCTGGCAATTCAGATTGTAACACCTATGTTCTTCGTTACGCAGATGCATTATTATTGTATGCAGAAGCTTTGAATGAGAACGGAGATCCCGAAAATGCTTACACCCATCTCCAGAGAGTAAGAAGCAGAGCTTATAAAAATGATTCCAAGGGTGTTTTGGAAGGAGATAAAACACAGGAAAATGTCAGAGCATGGGTGCGACAGGAACGTTGGCAAGAACTTGCCCACGAAGGGAAAAGATGGTTTGATCTGGTTCGCTGGGGAATACTAAAGGAAAGAATGACAGAACATGCGAACAACGAAGTTGCCCTTGGTGGTTACGAATCACATAAAAAACAAGAAATTATTGCAAATTTTAAAGATGCGATGAACCTTATGCCCATTCCTCAGGAAGAACTCGACGCCAACCAATTGTTGGTTCAAAATCCAGGATGGGAATAGATAGTCGATTTTTGTTTAGTTAATGTTACAGATAGCTTTCAGTTCATCTGAAAGCTATCCCTTCTTAAATATTGTATTAATTTTACGATAATCAACTTTTAAGATAGAAACTATGTACCAAAATTATCAAATCCGAATTGTCTTTTTACTGGCTATTTTCAGCGTGTTAATTATCTCCTGTTCTCCCCAACAGGAAGAAACCAGGCAGCCGCCAAATATCATTTATATCATGAGT
This genomic interval carries:
- a CDS encoding RagB/SusD family nutrient uptake outer membrane protein, encoding MKKLICLILIIIPATLFNSCSDFLEENPVDRYVVSNVYTDEAGAIASVTAVYNRLYSLYERLMYLVFDLPVDDEKNGQGMPNQYLQNLEYMRHTPNNTFIRNFWRDSYNAIYRANSALEQIPNIEMDETLKTRLINEAKFLRALYYFNLVRAFGDVPLALGTSIEETVTERAPVSEVYAQIINDLNDAKALPKSYSGSDVGRATSGAASVLLGYVYATMKNWSAAVTELGAVVDNEGSYGYGLWDDLKDNYRIATENGKECVFSVQFADPPSNGNGDMQLSGPKYTLQAEYGIIAIPGIQGCNEADIPCEELYSQYDDEDQRKFIIFSKEFVSPTNGQTYYTQIPVYHSHWEDGETVSGNSDCNTYVLRYADALLLYAEALNENGDPENAYTHLQRVRSRAYKNDSKGVLEGDKTQENVRAWVRQERWQELAHEGKRWFDLVRWGILKERMTEHANNEVALGGYESHKKQEIIANFKDAMNLMPIPQEELDANQLLVQNPGWE
- a CDS encoding SusC/RagA family TonB-linked outer membrane protein produces the protein MKKIRLCPGNMPVAYKMLMKMKLTVFLILITFLGSIASESYSQSTRLTLNIRNSTVKEILGQIEDQSEFRFFYSDRVDVDRVTSISQKNKRIFEILDELFDNTGVTYEVRGRQIALSKDEEITNFSFLQSRQQPNTVTGTVTDENGEPLPGVTVMIKGTMQGTITNIDGNYTLQSIPAEGVLVFSFVGMRSQEIEVGNQTSIDVSMVTDAIGIDEVVAIGYGVTKKSDLTGSITTVKSEDLENVKMQSIDQGLVGRAAGVQVISSSGVPGSAPAVRIRGTTSLQGANEPLYVIDGFPIYAGGGSGNAGGQAGSSNISGISSINPNDIASIEILKDASATAIYGARAANGVVLITTKSGSIGNDKISFSANYGFQNITQKLDMMDAYNYALLQNEAVVNDGGAAIYSDEDLAEIQSHPELATNWQDEVFVTAPTQEYNIAFTGGDKKTNYAITGGYLKQDGIVKNTDFERFTARLNLSRQMNNWLKAGTHITANRIFSNQQNTDAGNVIRGAQQFNPIFPIYEGEGYSFVPMNDGGYTDVNDGILINNPVATVNEVLRQTQRNGILGDIFVEIKLTPHLIAKVTGGANISNVKNDTYLPMSTREGVGNSGVGTIAYNLNQNWLNENTLSYINDFGEHSVSAVVGATFQENYFEGVSASSQGYTNDILQENNLDGGEVYNTPYSSKTRWGLISYLGRVNYSYKSKYLATIAGRIDGSSRFGADNKYAFFPSGSIAWRASEEEFIKNLNVFSNLKIRGSFGYTGNQEIGLYNSLPTTGTQTYTWGDGSLATGVSPNKIPNPGLKWEKTGQFDFGVDFGFFNNRLGVTVDYYHKKTTQMLYSEQVPYSSGFTNFLNNIGSMQNKGIELEIRGDIFTGDFKWDANFNLSANRNKVLSLAGVLYKDVGATQGDVKIDNWLRRIWVGESIGAFFGWQFDGIFQNQDEVDAHNQTIGNAWIGGRRYKDVSSEDDNPEDGKYTGAPDGIVDNADRQIIGNALPDFIGGMNNNLSYKNFNLNVFFQWSVGNDIFSYDKTQLTLPTGGQNVLAYMTDRWTSSNPSNVLPKATTNRQIVINDYYVEDGSYLKIKNILLGYTFPQSLIRGIDRLNVYCSLNNFITFTKYSGYDPEVSYRGASNLTMGEDYSTYPQSKTVMFGVKIDF